A stretch of DNA from Vallitalea longa:
GAGATATTCAATGAACTTAATGCTTATTTGAAAATTTACAAGGAGGCTTTTTATAAGTAAAAAATAAAAATCTAGGAGGAATAAAAAATGATATCAGTTAAGAATCTTTCACATTCGTACAATAATGATGGAAAATTGGCAGTTAATAATATTAGTTTTCAGGTTGAAAAAGGAGAAACTTTTGGTTTCCTAGGACCATCAGGTGCTGGGAAATCAACAACTCAAGGTATACTGACTGGATTATTAAAACAACAAGATGGTGAAGTCATAGTTGCAGGCTATGATTTGAAAAAGGTACAAAATGAGCGTTTCAATAAAATAGGTGTTTCTTTTGAACAATCTAATGTATATAGTAAACTGACAGCTCTTGAAAATCTGAAATATTATGCTGATTTGTTTGATGTTCCTACTAGAGACCCTATTGAATTGCTTAAGATGGTAGGTCTAGAAGATAGAAAACATGATCGAGCAGGTGAATTTTCAAAAGGAATGAAACATAGATTGACTTTTGCTCGTTCCATGATTAATAGTCCTGAGTTATGGTTTCTTGATGAACCTACAACTGGACTCGATCCAGCTATTGCAGCTGAGATTAAAGATGTCATAAGAGAGCAAAAATCAAAGGGAATCACTTCTTTTTTGACAACTCATAATATGTATATCGCAGATGAATTATGTGATAGGGTAGCATTCATCATTGATGGTGAGATTAAACTTATTGATACACCTAAGAACTTGAAGTTACAATATGGCAAGAAACTTGTAGAAGTGGAATATGTGGATAATGGTAAACTTATCAAAGAAACTCTTAAGACTATTGATGATAAAGATAAAAACAGAATCGCCAATATAATTAAAAATTATGATATTCAAACAATGCATACGAAAGAGGCAACCCTAGAAGAGATATTCATTCAAGTAACTGGAAGGGGGCTTATATAGCATGAAATTGATGAGTACCTATATAAAAGAAATGAAGATTGCTTTTCGTGGCTTTTATTTCTATATAGAGATTGCTGTAGCCTTAATTCTACTTGTTATTCTGCTAGTGGCTGTAGATACTAAACCAGATAGTGCTGATAAGGAATACGTGTATTATGATATGCCAGAAGAAGTATATGATAGCTTATATGTTGAGGATATACAAGAAGGTAAAATCGTAGATATCAAGGATAAGGAATTTAAACTTAAACCTATTAAGTTCCAATTGACTAATAAGGAAACTGGAGAAGTAACAGAATATGATTTTGTGGATGAGAAAACTATCACTACAGAAGCTAAACAAGCTATAGATAAAGATACTGGTAAAGTTATGAAAACTATATATAGAACCAAAAATGAAGAAGATATGCTTCGCTTATCATACCAGACAGGTAAAATAGGTGCTACAACTACTATGAGTGATACAGGTGAGTTCAGTTACCGTTATATACTACAAGGTTATGAAACAGAGCGTTATTCCGATTTACTATATATTCTGCATACGCTTCCAACAGATGAGATTAGAGCTCAGAGAGATAAACAAGTCATTAGAGAATTAGGGTCAACAGATAGGTTAAATACTAGAGAAGCGGTAGTACCAGTGTTTGTAGCTTTTGCAGGTTCGTTGATGGGATTTTTCATTATAATGTCTTATGTGTTTCTAGATAAGGCAGAAGGAGTCATTCGTGCTTTTGCAGTGACACCATCAGCGGTATGGAAGTATTTGTTAAGTAAGATATTTGTAATATTGACTACAGTGGTCATATCATCAAGCATTATTGTAATTCCTGTAATGGGATTAAAGCCTAACTACATTTGGTTTTACATCTTTTTGCTTATTACAACATTTGGATTTGCAGCATTTGGCTTATTAGTAGCTAGCTTTTTTGATTCTATCAGCAAAGCTTTTGGAGTGTTGTACCTTATCATGATTGCATTGATGTTACCTGGATTCTCCTACTATATTAGTAGTTTCGATCCTCTATGGCTTAGATTTTTCCCAACTTATCCAGTACTTCAAGGTTTTAAAGAAATATTGATTGGTAATCCTGATATAACATATTTGGGAACTTACTCAATTGTATTTTTACTTGGCGGTGCTATATTGTTGTTCCTAGCTAATCTAAGGTTCAAGAAAACATTGACGGTGTAAGGGGGATGAAATGATGAGTAAAATTTTTAGAATATTCCGCAAAGATACTAAAATAGCAACAAGAGATGCGATACTGATATACATTATTATAATCCCAATTATATTAGCCGTAGGTATTCTTTTGTTTGCGCCAGGATTGAATGATAGTAGTGTAAAAATAGCTATGTTGAAAAGTGATGAAGCAGAACATGTTGCATATATGGAGAAATATGCTCAAATAGAGTTGTTCAATAACATTGAAGATCTGGAGAGACGTGTTAACAAAAGAGATGATGTTGTTGGGATAGCCCCTACAGACAATGGATATGAGATAATCGTGCAAGGTAATGAAGCGGAGGGTTTAGCAGATTATCCAGAAATATTGAATTCACTGTATGAATTAGGTGTGACGGAAGAAAATACAACTGCGACTAATTTATCATTTGAGAAAACAGTACCACCTCTTAAGACTAAATTGGTGAATATGCTTATACTATTGGTAGTTATGTTGGCTGGAATGATTATTTCATTAGGCATCGTAGAGGAGAAGTCTGATAATACTATAAGTGCTGTTAATGTAACGCCAGTTTCACAGACAGGTTTTGTTTTAGGTAAAAGTGCTCTCGGTAGTATCACATCACTTGTGAGTATTATTTTGGTACTTTTGATAACTGGATATCATGATGTTAACTGGCTGATGATTATACTTGTAGGTTTCACTTCAATGCTACTAAGCTTGATTATTGGATTCTTACAAGGCTTAAGCTCAAGCGATGTAATTGAAGCAGCGGCAGGAGTTAAAATAATGATGCTACCTATAGCTGGTTCCATAGCAGGATATGAACTGCTATCAGACAAATGGCAATGGACAATGTATTGGAGTCCTTTCTACTTTGCATACAAAGCTAATGATATGATTCTATCAAAAATCGCTGATTGGGGTACAGTAATAATATGCGTAGTAGCAGTTATTGTCTTAACTTTACTGGTTTATTTAATTTCAATACCAAAGATAAGAAGAGGCTTAAGTTAGAATTAATGGTATCTAATTAATTATCAAGAAGGTAAATAAGTACCTTTAAACCTAAATTTAAGAAGGAGAGATATTATGGGTATTGGATATTTGTTAGGAGCAATCTTTTGTTTTTTATATGCCATACTAGTTGGTTATTTTGGAGGCATCAAAAAATCACCAGGATTAATAAGAATAACTAAGATGAAGATAAATAAAAATATGAAGGATGAAACAGCAGCTAAATTATGTATTGGAGCAAGTATCGTCGTATTAGCGATTGGTATATTTCTAATTGTTTATGGAGCTATACAAGGTTAATATATAATTGCATTACTAAAAATAATACGAAAATAAGTAAAGTGAGACATGGAGATATGTCTCACTTTATTTAGGTGAAAAAATTAATGACGATCTTGCTTAGATGCTATTTTAATCATGCTTTTTAACACTATTTTTGTTGATTATAATGGAATTATCTGTTAACATTGAATATGTAAAGATAATTATAGTACTATGGATAGGAAGG
This window harbors:
- a CDS encoding ABC transporter ATP-binding protein; its protein translation is MISVKNLSHSYNNDGKLAVNNISFQVEKGETFGFLGPSGAGKSTTQGILTGLLKQQDGEVIVAGYDLKKVQNERFNKIGVSFEQSNVYSKLTALENLKYYADLFDVPTRDPIELLKMVGLEDRKHDRAGEFSKGMKHRLTFARSMINSPELWFLDEPTTGLDPAIAAEIKDVIREQKSKGITSFLTTHNMYIADELCDRVAFIIDGEIKLIDTPKNLKLQYGKKLVEVEYVDNGKLIKETLKTIDDKDKNRIANIIKNYDIQTMHTKEATLEEIFIQVTGRGLI
- a CDS encoding ABC transporter permease, which gives rise to MKLMSTYIKEMKIAFRGFYFYIEIAVALILLVILLVAVDTKPDSADKEYVYYDMPEEVYDSLYVEDIQEGKIVDIKDKEFKLKPIKFQLTNKETGEVTEYDFVDEKTITTEAKQAIDKDTGKVMKTIYRTKNEEDMLRLSYQTGKIGATTTMSDTGEFSYRYILQGYETERYSDLLYILHTLPTDEIRAQRDKQVIRELGSTDRLNTREAVVPVFVAFAGSLMGFFIIMSYVFLDKAEGVIRAFAVTPSAVWKYLLSKIFVILTTVVISSSIIVIPVMGLKPNYIWFYIFLLITTFGFAAFGLLVASFFDSISKAFGVLYLIMIALMLPGFSYYISSFDPLWLRFFPTYPVLQGFKEILIGNPDITYLGTYSIVFLLGGAILLFLANLRFKKTLTV
- a CDS encoding ABC transporter permease gives rise to the protein MSKIFRIFRKDTKIATRDAILIYIIIIPIILAVGILLFAPGLNDSSVKIAMLKSDEAEHVAYMEKYAQIELFNNIEDLERRVNKRDDVVGIAPTDNGYEIIVQGNEAEGLADYPEILNSLYELGVTEENTTATNLSFEKTVPPLKTKLVNMLILLVVMLAGMIISLGIVEEKSDNTISAVNVTPVSQTGFVLGKSALGSITSLVSIILVLLITGYHDVNWLMIILVGFTSMLLSLIIGFLQGLSSSDVIEAAAGVKIMMLPIAGSIAGYELLSDKWQWTMYWSPFYFAYKANDMILSKIADWGTVIICVVAVIVLTLLVYLISIPKIRRGLS